In uncultured Desulfobacter sp., one DNA window encodes the following:
- the mprF gene encoding bifunctional lysylphosphatidylglycerol flippase/synthetase MprF: protein MKNTIKPFLGLILSLALFAGAAFLMHRELSVYHFKEVIVTFRSIPLEIRFSAFFLTFISYAVLTGYDTLGLKYIHKKLPYPKIALASFTGYAFSNNIGLSMIAGASVRYRLYSAWGLSSFDIAKVVGFCAVTTWLGFLLLNGMALMVNPGLLGAVVHINPWLIRLLGLCLLIIVAAYLAFSLRGKEVVSFREREIHIPDRFIAFSQIVLGVLDWTLAGMILYLLLSHFADLSLPGFLTVYLVSQLVALFSQVPGGLGVFESLMVMFLSAQIPAPHILGALIAFRVIYYWIPLMIAALFLGGQELLRGKKHTKKLMGLFDRWVSPMIPSVFGFTVLLGGAILLFSGATPALGPRIVHLKTFFPLSFIEISHFLGSIAGMGLLLLGRGLQRRLDAAYMLSVILLFLGIAASLVKGFDYEEAAALTIILAALLPSRRYFYRKASILSQKFSPGWTTALLIIFVSSTWLGFYAYRHVEYADSLWWQFTFKGNAARFMRATLGVSVMGLFFAVARLMRPGVPKAKFPNNDELTTEILPIVRQSESATANLALLGDKLINMNQNKDAFIMYGIERKSWVSMGDPVGPVATWPDLIWRFRELADQAGGWPVFYQISHERLHIYLDMGFTMVKLGEEARVPLEAFNLDGRARKNLRSCKNKFEKTGYVFTVLEPAQAYLRMDELKAVSDTWLEIKNGREKGFSLGFFSPNYLSMNPVAIVEKDGRIEAFANLWQSAAKKELSVDLMRFTPGAPNGTMDYLFTAIMLWGRESGYTWFNLGMAPFSGIEASSVAPFWNRLGAFVFNHGEKVYNFHGLRQYKGKFDPVWSPRYLAAPGGLAMPAVFTNLASLISGGVKGLLLH from the coding sequence ATGAAAAACACGATAAAGCCCTTCCTGGGTTTGATTCTCAGCCTGGCATTGTTCGCCGGTGCCGCTTTTCTAATGCACCGGGAGCTTTCTGTATATCATTTCAAAGAGGTGATTGTCACTTTTCGGAGTATTCCCTTGGAAATCCGGTTTTCCGCCTTTTTTTTAACCTTTATCAGTTATGCTGTTTTGACGGGCTATGATACCCTTGGGTTAAAGTATATTCATAAAAAGTTACCCTACCCCAAAATTGCTCTGGCCTCCTTTACCGGTTATGCTTTCAGCAACAACATCGGGCTGTCAATGATCGCAGGCGCTTCGGTTCGCTACAGACTGTATTCGGCCTGGGGACTTTCAAGTTTTGATATCGCAAAGGTGGTGGGGTTCTGTGCCGTTACCACATGGTTGGGGTTTCTGCTATTAAACGGTATGGCCCTTATGGTGAACCCCGGACTTCTGGGTGCTGTTGTTCATATAAATCCATGGTTGATTCGACTTCTGGGCTTGTGCCTGCTCATTATCGTTGCAGCGTACCTGGCTTTTTCCCTGAGGGGAAAAGAGGTGGTTTCTTTTCGGGAGCGTGAAATCCACATCCCAGACCGTTTTATCGCCTTTTCCCAGATCGTGTTAGGGGTTTTGGACTGGACCCTGGCCGGCATGATTCTGTATCTGTTATTGTCCCATTTTGCCGATCTATCCCTTCCGGGGTTCCTGACCGTTTACCTGGTTTCACAATTGGTTGCTCTGTTCAGCCAGGTGCCTGGAGGGCTGGGTGTATTCGAATCCCTCATGGTCATGTTCCTGTCTGCACAGATTCCTGCGCCGCATATTCTGGGCGCGTTGATCGCTTTCCGGGTGATTTATTACTGGATTCCTCTAATGATTGCAGCACTTTTTCTGGGAGGGCAGGAGCTGCTTCGCGGAAAAAAACACACTAAAAAGCTGATGGGCCTGTTCGACCGCTGGGTATCCCCCATGATACCCAGTGTATTTGGATTTACGGTGCTTCTCGGGGGAGCCATTCTGCTGTTTTCCGGGGCAACGCCTGCTCTGGGACCGCGGATTGTCCATTTAAAGACATTTTTTCCCTTATCTTTTATCGAAATTTCCCATTTCCTCGGCAGCATCGCCGGGATGGGACTTCTTCTGCTTGGCCGGGGACTTCAGCGGCGTCTTGACGCGGCTTACATGCTGAGTGTAATTCTGCTTTTCCTGGGTATTGCAGCCTCCCTGGTCAAAGGCTTTGATTATGAAGAAGCCGCTGCGCTTACCATAATACTGGCAGCCCTGCTTCCCAGCCGCAGGTATTTTTACAGAAAAGCATCTATACTCAGTCAAAAATTCAGTCCGGGATGGACCACAGCCCTCCTGATTATTTTTGTATCGTCTACATGGCTGGGATTTTATGCCTACCGCCATGTGGAGTATGCAGATTCTCTTTGGTGGCAGTTTACCTTTAAAGGAAATGCGGCCCGTTTCATGCGGGCTACCCTGGGCGTGTCGGTCATGGGGTTGTTTTTCGCCGTGGCCCGTCTAATGAGGCCCGGTGTCCCCAAAGCCAAGTTTCCCAATAACGACGAATTGACAACCGAAATCCTCCCCATCGTGCGCCAATCTGAAAGTGCCACGGCCAACCTGGCCCTTCTGGGCGACAAGCTGATCAACATGAACCAGAATAAAGACGCCTTTATCATGTATGGAATTGAAAGGAAAAGCTGGGTGTCCATGGGTGATCCCGTGGGGCCGGTGGCGACGTGGCCGGATTTGATCTGGCGGTTTCGGGAATTGGCTGATCAGGCCGGAGGATGGCCCGTATTCTATCAGATAAGCCATGAAAGGCTTCATATTTACCTGGATATGGGATTTACCATGGTCAAACTCGGTGAAGAAGCCCGGGTTCCCCTTGAAGCCTTCAATCTTGATGGCCGTGCACGGAAAAATTTAAGAAGCTGTAAAAATAAATTTGAAAAAACAGGATACGTATTCACCGTTCTTGAACCGGCACAGGCCTATCTTCGCATGGATGAGCTCAAAGCCGTTTCCGATACCTGGCTTGAAATAAAAAACGGCCGGGAAAAAGGATTTTCATTAGGGTTTTTTAGTCCGAATTATCTGTCTATGAACCCTGTGGCCATTGTGGAAAAAGACGGCAGGATCGAAGCCTTTGCCAATTTGTGGCAAAGTGCGGCAAAAAAAGAGCTTTCGGTGGATCTCATGCGGTTCACACCCGGTGCGCCCAACGGTACCATGGACTACCTGTTCACGGCGATTATGCTCTGGGGCAGGGAATCTGGTTATACCTGGTTTAACCTGGGCATGGCGCCTTTTTCCGGTATTGAAGCCTCCAGTGTGGCCCCGTTTTGGAACAGGTTGGGCGCCTTTGTTTTCAACCATGGAGAGAAGGTATACAATTTTCATGGTTTGCGGCAATATAAGGGAAAATTCGATCCGGTCTGGTCGCCACGCTACCTTGCCGCACCGGGAGGCTTGGCTATGCCGGCGGTCTTTACCAATCTTGCATCACTGATTTCAGGCGGTGTCAAAGGTTTGCTTTTGCATTAA
- a CDS encoding transposase, producing the protein MQVNIKTLIDDTQCYETVRELRWPEGRQCPFCESKRVIKRGFDEKEPARQRYECKNCSKRFDDLTGTIFAGHHQPLKVWILCLYFMGLNLSNKQIAKELDLDRTDVQKMTTQLREGVVKKSRP; encoded by the coding sequence ATGCAGGTAAACATAAAGACTCTGATTGATGATACACAATGTTATGAAACTGTTCGGGAATTGCGCTGGCCGGAAGGACGCCAATGTCCGTTTTGTGAATCCAAACGAGTAATCAAAAGGGGTTTCGATGAAAAAGAACCTGCCAGGCAGCGTTATGAATGTAAAAATTGTAGTAAACGCTTTGACGACTTGACGGGTACCATTTTCGCTGGGCATCATCAACCCCTAAAAGTATGGATTTTGTGTCTTTATTTTATGGGGCTGAACTTGTCCAACAAGCAGATTGCCAAAGAACTGGACTTGGACCGCACGGATGTTCAAAAGATGACCACCCAACTTCGTGAAGGCGTGGTAAAAAAAAGCCGCCCGTAA
- a CDS encoding IS1595 family transposase, translating to MVAGHKGNPEAVFQKGREGRRNRLRGARGRGTLEKEKPPVFGMIQRCGLVVIKMLANVRRVTIEPLIKSVILPGTLIYTDEYGIYNRLSEWGYKHKSVNHGAGEYARDEDGDGFHEVHVNTMEGFWSLLRGWLRPHRGVSQEKLPFYLGFFEFVHNAGKRGKALLHSLVELLVR from the coding sequence ATTGTAGCAGGGCATAAAGGCAATCCCGAAGCAGTATTCCAAAAAGGGAGGGAAGGCCGTCGAAATCGTTTACGAGGTGCTCGTGGGCGGGGTACATTGGAAAAAGAGAAGCCACCTGTATTTGGTATGATTCAGCGATGCGGGCTGGTGGTAATCAAGATGCTTGCCAATGTTCGCCGGGTAACCATTGAGCCCTTGATAAAATCAGTCATTTTGCCAGGAACTTTGATCTACACGGATGAATACGGGATATATAACCGATTAAGCGAGTGGGGGTACAAGCATAAGAGCGTGAATCACGGGGCTGGAGAATATGCCAGAGACGAGGATGGGGATGGTTTCCATGAAGTCCATGTAAATACGATGGAAGGCTTCTGGTCTTTGCTACGTGGTTGGTTGCGTCCACATCGAGGAGTTTCACAGGAAAAGCTCCCGTTTTATCTTGGCTTTTTTGAATTCGTTCATAACGCTGGCAAGCGAGGAAAGGCCTTGCTCCATTCACTTGTCGAACTTTTGGTCAGATAA
- a CDS encoding PEP-utilizing enzyme, with translation MLVAGRTDPGWVPLYPSVSGILIERGSILSHSAIVAREMGIPTIVGIPNLLNVLKDDQVVTMDGSTGEVEIEQS, from the coding sequence ATCCTTGTGGCCGGTCGGACCGATCCCGGCTGGGTACCTTTGTATCCATCCGTTTCAGGCATCCTCATTGAAAGGGGCAGCATTCTATCTCACTCAGCGATTGTCGCCAGAGAAATGGGTATCCCCACCATTGTCGGTATTCCAAATTTATTAAATGTGCTAAAGGACGATCAGGTGGTGACAATGGACGGATCTACCGGTGAAGTGGAAATTGAGCAGTCTTAG
- a CDS encoding peptidase, with protein sequence MTYCVAALVDEGISYCSDSRTSAGVDQINTYSKMFRFGQDGNRQFVILSAGNLATTQAVIEQLSKDISTQAAINLNTVADMGEAADYIGQLSVNEQTKSGGGNIYEATFILGGQILGNPPHLSLIYPQGNHISTSKETPFLQIGETKYGKPILDRIITPQTSLNMAALCSLVSMDSTMRSNLSVGPPIDIQLYHTDSFIGGEYYHLPEDSEYLRDVNRIWNERMIESVAGMPPLDSALAETGDNGSGPVL encoded by the coding sequence ATGACGTATTGCGTAGCAGCTCTTGTTGATGAAGGTATCTCTTACTGTTCCGATTCCCGGACCAGTGCCGGTGTCGATCAGATAAATACCTATTCCAAGATGTTTCGCTTCGGACAGGATGGAAACCGCCAGTTTGTTATTCTGTCAGCCGGCAATCTTGCAACAACCCAGGCAGTCATTGAACAATTATCCAAAGATATTTCCACCCAGGCAGCAATCAATCTAAATACGGTGGCGGACATGGGTGAAGCTGCCGATTATATCGGCCAACTCAGCGTCAACGAGCAGACAAAATCCGGCGGAGGCAATATCTATGAAGCCACGTTTATTCTTGGCGGCCAGATCCTTGGAAACCCACCGCATCTGTCATTGATTTACCCCCAGGGCAATCATATATCCACCTCAAAGGAAACGCCGTTTTTACAGATTGGAGAAACCAAATACGGTAAACCTATTCTCGACCGCATAATTACACCCCAAACGTCTTTAAATATGGCCGCACTTTGTTCTTTGGTTTCAATGGATTCAACCATGCGAAGCAATCTTTCCGTAGGACCGCCAATTGATATCCAGCTGTACCATACTGATAGCTTTATAGGCGGTGAATACTACCATCTGCCCGAAGACAGCGAGTATCTCAGAGATGTCAATCGGATTTGGAATGAACGGATGATTGAAAGTGTTGCCGGCATGCCGCCTTTAGACAGTGCTCTTGCAGAAACCGGTGATAACGGAAGCGGTCCTGTACTATGA
- a CDS encoding ATP-binding protein, translated as MILRWIANEIKKKIGQVPAVALLGARQVGKTTLAKTIAKGIDSIYLDLEAPEDLFKLSDPGAFLKTQSDKLVILDEIQRVPDLFPVLRGLIDKNREQGRKSGQFLFLGSASMDLMRQTSESLAGRISYIQMGGLNVIETGCEPETIHKLWVKGGFPESFLADDDTMAMDWLEDLIRTYLERDLPQLGFHVPAIRMRRLWTMLAHLQGEPVNYSKLGTNLEIDGKTVSRYIDILSDLLLVRRLMPWHANVKKRLVKTPRYYIRDSGILHRLLGIDRYDTLLSNPILGKSWEGFVVENIHSVLPRRAETYFYRTAAGAEIDLVIKMPSSEIWAVEIKYGTAPKLGKHYSAICDDVGAVQKYVIYGGEDEFPVSNDITVISLPRFMKRLESY; from the coding sequence ATGATTCTTCGATGGATTGCAAATGAAATAAAGAAAAAAATTGGGCAGGTGCCTGCAGTTGCGCTGCTTGGAGCCCGTCAGGTTGGAAAAACCACCCTTGCTAAAACCATAGCAAAAGGGATCGATTCTATTTATCTTGATCTGGAAGCTCCTGAAGATTTGTTCAAGCTTAGTGATCCAGGAGCGTTTTTAAAAACCCAGAGTGATAAACTGGTAATTTTAGATGAAATTCAACGTGTACCGGACCTGTTTCCGGTGTTGCGGGGTCTTATTGATAAAAACAGAGAACAGGGACGCAAATCCGGACAATTCCTTTTCCTTGGTTCAGCCTCCATGGATTTGATGCGGCAAACGTCTGAAAGCCTTGCAGGTAGAATCAGTTATATCCAAATGGGTGGCCTGAATGTCATCGAAACCGGTTGCGAACCCGAAACAATACATAAACTTTGGGTGAAAGGCGGCTTTCCTGAAAGCTTTCTGGCTGATGATGACACTATGGCTATGGATTGGCTTGAGGACTTGATTCGAACCTATCTTGAAAGAGATCTTCCACAGTTAGGATTTCATGTGCCGGCAATCCGGATGCGGCGCCTGTGGACCATGCTGGCCCATTTACAGGGTGAACCGGTGAACTATTCAAAACTGGGGACTAATCTTGAGATAGATGGGAAAACAGTAAGCCGTTATATCGATATACTTTCTGACCTGCTACTGGTCAGACGGTTAATGCCATGGCATGCCAATGTAAAAAAACGGTTAGTCAAAACGCCACGATATTACATCCGGGACAGCGGTATTTTACACAGGCTGCTTGGAATTGACCGATATGATACCCTGCTCTCCAATCCGATACTTGGCAAAAGCTGGGAAGGCTTTGTTGTGGAAAATATCCATTCGGTATTGCCTCGCCGCGCTGAAACATATTTTTACCGTACTGCTGCAGGAGCGGAAATTGATCTGGTCATCAAAATGCCTTCATCAGAAATTTGGGCTGTAGAAATAAAATATGGCACGGCTCCTAAATTGGGCAAGCATTACAGCGCAATTTGCGATGATGTTGGTGCTGTCCAAAAATATGTTATCTACGGGGGAGAGGATGAATTTCCCGTTAGCAATGATATCACTGTCATTTCTTTGCCGCGATTTATGAAAAGGCTTGAATCGTATTGA
- a CDS encoding AAA family ATPase: MAKIEGFRIKNFRALKDVTLGRLWNRQKDKPLTPMTAVIGKNGVGKSTLFDAFGFLADCLKSGVEEACDSRGRGGFKKILSQGEKDPIEFEIYYKEDGKTRPITYELSIAIDRFERPYVLKERLRQRRKGQKHGRPFSFLMLNNGKGVVWKGDQAGLKIDEDKGDFDLLHFMESLKSGDADQESRKTEVVELEDLRKLGIATLGSLKQHPRISAFRRFIESWYLSYFTPDAARSLPLAGPQQHLNTHGDNLENVVQFMEREHPKRFKNILNRITQKIPGIEKIDTERTNDDRLLLRFNDRGFKDPFYAQQMSDGTLKVFAYLLLLEDPTPPPFLCIEEPENGLYHKLLESLATEFRTHATGKKGGSQVFITTHQPYFVDALEPDEVWILEKGEDGFSIIYRASDDDMVKNMVAEGLPLGGLWYSDYLDAR, translated from the coding sequence ATGGCAAAAATTGAAGGGTTCAGGATAAAAAACTTCAGGGCATTGAAGGATGTCACTCTCGGCCGATTGTGGAATCGGCAGAAGGATAAGCCGTTAACACCCATGACAGCAGTAATTGGAAAAAACGGGGTGGGAAAAAGCACTCTTTTTGATGCCTTTGGATTTTTGGCGGACTGCCTGAAATCAGGTGTGGAGGAAGCCTGCGACAGTCGTGGCCGCGGCGGATTTAAAAAGATATTATCCCAGGGAGAAAAAGACCCCATCGAATTTGAAATTTATTATAAAGAAGATGGGAAGACTCGACCCATTACCTATGAACTGTCAATTGCCATTGATCGCTTTGAGAGGCCTTATGTTTTAAAAGAACGCCTCAGACAGCGTAGAAAAGGTCAAAAACACGGACGACCTTTTTCGTTTTTAATGTTGAACAACGGTAAAGGGGTGGTCTGGAAAGGCGATCAGGCTGGACTAAAAATAGATGAAGACAAGGGAGATTTTGACCTCCTTCATTTCATGGAATCCCTTAAATCAGGAGATGCAGACCAAGAATCAAGGAAAACCGAGGTGGTGGAATTAGAGGATCTTCGCAAGCTTGGTATTGCCACACTGGGTTCACTCAAACAGCACCCCAGGATATCTGCCTTTCGCAGATTTATTGAAAGCTGGTATTTAAGTTATTTTACACCGGATGCGGCCCGAAGTCTTCCTCTTGCCGGGCCCCAGCAACATTTAAACACCCATGGCGATAATCTGGAAAATGTGGTCCAGTTCATGGAACGAGAGCACCCGAAACGGTTTAAAAATATTTTAAACCGGATCACACAGAAAATTCCCGGTATTGAAAAAATAGATACGGAAAGGACCAATGACGACCGTCTGCTTCTGCGGTTCAATGACAGGGGGTTTAAGGATCCCTTTTATGCCCAGCAGATGTCCGACGGAACCTTGAAAGTGTTTGCGTATCTTTTGCTGCTGGAAGATCCCACGCCCCCGCCGTTTCTCTGTATTGAAGAACCGGAAAACGGTCTGTATCATAAGCTTCTTGAATCCCTGGCGACAGAATTCAGGACGCATGCCACAGGAAAAAAAGGCGGCTCCCAAGTGTTTATCACGACCCATCAGCCATACTTTGTTGATGCCCTGGAACCGGATGAAGTATGGATATTGGAAAAAGGTGAGGATGGCTTTTCCATTATCTACAGGGCGAGTGACGATGATATGGTAAAAAATATGGTGGCAGAAGGGCTGCCGCTGGGCGGTCTGTGGTACAGCGATTACCTGGATGCGAGGTAG
- a CDS encoding DNA methyltransferase: MNDFINEGENLKPEKPEDYHYHREPFAADVKEGKNDPVYNTHSYHTKVPHKAIMRYILHYTEPGDIVFDGFCGTGMTGVAAHMCGDRQTIESLGYRVEKNGTILQQKSDESGIKSNTA, encoded by the coding sequence GTGAACGATTTTATTAACGAAGGGGAAAATCTGAAACCGGAGAAACCAGAGGACTATCATTACCACCGGGAGCCCTTTGCAGCAGATGTTAAAGAAGGTAAGAATGATCCGGTTTATAACACCCACTCCTACCACACCAAGGTACCCCATAAGGCCATTATGCGCTATATTCTTCATTACACCGAACCCGGAGATATCGTGTTTGACGGGTTCTGTGGTACCGGCATGACCGGGGTGGCAGCCCATATGTGCGGGGACCGGCAGACCATTGAATCACTGGGGTACCGGGTTGAAAAAAACGGAACAATTTTGCAGCAGAAATCAGATGAAAGCGGCATAAAATCTAATACGGCTTAA
- a CDS encoding ATP-binding protein yields MWYRRQYENKPGNRSYVDLDDTAFLFELGLIKDTDKGRKPTIASILLFGQDGYLRGLLPRPVIDCQRYLFHHDDYSTGERWHDRTICDYNLVQSWLAVQEWYYRFAEIPFEIDPKTLQRKDIPQDYTAFREAIINMLIHQDYADHSRKAEICHFINLTKFWNPGDAFTQAKDLLEPGEKETRNPILVTAFRRIGFSENAGWGLRDVFKNWRELGRVPPEIRNDKSKKVFELTLQNEILLSEEQIKIQKKIGVDLPKKEAAVFAYACRKKQISIYNIRDILGIHG; encoded by the coding sequence TTGTGGTATCGCCGCCAATATGAAAACAAGCCTGGTAACCGAAGTTATGTAGACCTTGATGATACGGCATTTTTATTTGAACTGGGTCTTATCAAGGATACGGATAAAGGCCGAAAACCCACCATTGCCTCTATTCTTTTATTTGGGCAAGACGGCTATCTGCGGGGACTACTTCCAAGGCCCGTCATTGACTGTCAAAGATATTTATTTCACCATGACGATTATTCAACCGGAGAACGGTGGCACGATCGGACCATCTGCGATTATAATCTTGTTCAAAGCTGGTTGGCCGTTCAGGAATGGTACTACCGATTTGCCGAAATCCCTTTTGAAATTGATCCCAAAACCCTGCAGCGCAAGGATATACCACAGGATTATACTGCCTTTCGAGAAGCCATCATCAATATGCTGATCCACCAGGATTATGCCGACCATTCAAGAAAAGCTGAAATTTGTCATTTTATTAATTTAACCAAATTCTGGAATCCAGGAGATGCGTTTACCCAGGCCAAAGACCTGCTTGAACCGGGTGAAAAAGAAACTCGGAATCCAATTCTGGTGACGGCTTTTCGCCGTATCGGGTTCAGCGAAAATGCAGGATGGGGGCTGAGGGATGTTTTTAAAAATTGGCGTGAGCTGGGAAGAGTCCCACCTGAAATCCGAAATGACAAGTCAAAAAAGGTATTTGAGCTGACCCTGCAAAACGAGATTCTCTTGTCTGAAGAACAAATCAAAATTCAGAAAAAAATCGGCGTTGATTTACCAAAAAAGGAAGCGGCTGTTTTTGCTTATGCCTGCCGGAAAAAACAGATATCTATTTACAATATTCGCGACATCCTTGGAATCCATGGGTGA
- a CDS encoding transposase, which translates to MSKPITGKNHVGERREKRPNGDIYVYERITAYNEKTRKTYTVSQKLKGKIKSGTQKIVPTRPKKRKGEGSIPGATRQHTGLTDILEWVGKASGIDDDVYASFSEGDAAKILSIARYWIGSGGNTLPRLESWQVMHPLPYHEGITEDVYGNLFKNVGRNEEGVQRYFSARAEHLGKSPVVAFDSTTISTYSENQSEARQGFNKAQDGLNTIKLLTLYSVKSGEPIAFSKQPGNVPDVISIENTLTQLKCLHLEKPLVVTDNGYYSQKNMMEFSLRNVKFLTLVDPNITWIRETVDALRPSIASMSSTCPFDPSICGATSCLTHQFSKVRQRSRNGTAAGEKETFSRRLYVHIYYSPDNEAKKELAFRKDLLDLKMLVEENTTEFTESAQRKIDKYLTSSRKGRGGQLKVGFNDEAIAEAKKYFGYFALVSNQAMDTFTALENYRLREKIEELFAVQKGRLDGARPRTWYPDNLRGRQFTQFVSLGYHCFLTKKIKEIQSRLREKESGKTQSLIKLEKKLENWIAQRSLSQILDWFDCIETTKVQTAMGNYRWSTESVARDRLFLKYLGVRPE; encoded by the coding sequence ATGTCTAAACCAATAACAGGGAAAAATCACGTTGGAGAGCGGCGTGAAAAGCGTCCGAATGGTGACATTTACGTCTATGAACGGATAACGGCCTACAACGAAAAGACCAGGAAGACATATACGGTCAGTCAAAAACTTAAAGGCAAAATCAAGTCGGGAACCCAAAAAATTGTGCCGACTCGTCCGAAAAAACGCAAAGGAGAAGGAAGCATTCCCGGTGCAACACGGCAGCATACCGGACTCACGGACATCTTAGAATGGGTTGGAAAGGCGTCTGGTATTGATGATGATGTATATGCTTCATTCAGTGAGGGCGATGCCGCAAAAATATTGTCTATCGCACGTTACTGGATCGGATCCGGCGGTAATACGCTGCCACGCCTTGAAAGTTGGCAAGTGATGCACCCACTTCCATATCATGAAGGAATCACGGAAGACGTGTATGGCAATCTGTTTAAAAATGTTGGACGAAATGAAGAAGGCGTTCAACGCTATTTTTCAGCTCGAGCTGAACACCTGGGGAAATCTCCTGTGGTAGCGTTTGATTCGACCACAATCTCGACCTATTCTGAAAATCAGTCGGAGGCAAGACAAGGGTTCAACAAAGCTCAAGACGGACTCAACACGATCAAGCTTTTAACCCTATATTCCGTGAAGTCTGGCGAACCAATAGCCTTCTCCAAACAACCAGGCAATGTTCCGGATGTTATCTCTATTGAAAACACTCTGACACAGCTTAAATGCCTCCATCTTGAAAAACCTCTGGTTGTTACTGATAACGGCTACTATAGCCAGAAAAACATGATGGAATTTTCCTTGCGCAATGTGAAATTTTTGACCCTGGTTGACCCCAACATTACCTGGATCCGTGAGACAGTTGATGCACTTCGCCCAAGTATAGCGAGTATGTCCAGCACCTGCCCGTTTGATCCGTCAATTTGTGGCGCAACTTCGTGCTTAACACACCAGTTCAGTAAAGTTCGCCAGCGGTCACGCAACGGCACAGCTGCCGGTGAAAAAGAGACATTCTCGCGCCGCCTGTATGTCCACATTTATTATTCCCCCGACAATGAAGCCAAGAAAGAACTCGCCTTTCGCAAGGATTTGCTTGACCTAAAGATGCTGGTGGAAGAGAACACAACAGAATTTACGGAATCAGCGCAAAGAAAAATAGACAAGTACCTGACAAGCTCCAGAAAGGGGCGTGGGGGACAGTTGAAGGTTGGGTTCAACGATGAGGCCATTGCCGAAGCAAAAAAATACTTTGGCTATTTCGCCCTTGTCAGCAATCAGGCTATGGACACATTTACAGCGCTTGAAAACTACCGGCTGCGTGAAAAAATTGAAGAACTTTTTGCCGTGCAAAAGGGGAGACTCGACGGCGCTCGGCCGCGCACATGGTATCCTGACAATTTGCGTGGGAGACAATTTACACAATTTGTCTCTCTGGGTTATCATTGTTTTTTGACAAAAAAAATAAAGGAAATACAATCCAGGCTGAGGGAAAAAGAATCCGGGAAAACCCAATCACTTATCAAGCTCGAAAAAAAGCTGGAAAACTGGATTGCACAACGTTCGCTTTCTCAGATTTTGGATTGGTTTGACTGTATCGAAACCACAAAGGTACAGACTGCCATGGGAAATTATCGATGGTCCACCGAATCAGTCGCCAGAGATAGGCTGTTTTTGAAGTATCTGGGGGTACGCCCCGAATAG